CACCCATTCATAGCAGCTTTCGTGGCAGAGCATCCAAACAAGTCAGGAAACTAACATGTGACTACAGCTctgagcaaaagaaaataaattgttaaaaGCTGAAGGAAATTTTGCCTAATCCTGCCTTTGATCAAAAAAGCAACTATATACACAGCAggactcagatttttttttcttttgaccaGCATATAGCCCATATATGACTCCCCACTTCCAAATACATAttgtgggaagaaaaagagaaatcattTTTTAGACCTGTATTTGGAAACACTGGGTCATCCAAAGACTCAGAGAAAAACTGGAAGCCATAGTGGTGCCAGTTTGCCATCAAATGCCCTACCTGAAGCACTCTGTGATTTCTGCAAGCAAGGCAATACTGCTCCCACTCAGCAGAGCTCATTTCAACTGCCACCTCCTGGTGAGCAAAAATTATAAATCATGTCCACACTccataaactaaaacaaaacaaccaaaaaaagacAACCCCCAACCGACCAAACCAAAAgcccaaaacaacccaaaataaccaacaaaaccaaccaaccaaccaaaaaaacccacaaaaaaacccaacaaccaaccaaaacacacaaccacccccaaaaaccaaaccaaaaagcaaTAATTAACctaaatattgaaaagaaaataattttaaaatgttaacagCAACTCTCATGAAGACTGATGCAataattaaatggaaataacattttcattccactaaatgaaacaaaaacagaatCCACACACATAAAACCACAGAGCTTACATTGAAAGACACCTTCAAGCTAAAAAGGTTTAactcaaaactttttttttattaaagtatGAATGCATTTATGCTGGAGAACAGTTTACATACATTGTAAAGCAACAAGCATATTTTCAAGAGGTGTGGGCCCTCCTCAATACATCTCCATGCTCAATCTACATGCTTTACCACTGGACTCACACATACACTCTCACATACAAACACAAAGACacaaaacacagacacagagctaTCTGCTTGGATTAGCTTTCTTTTAAGGCTTCTGTAAGGTGCCCTAGTGCCCCTAACATTACCATAATTACAAACAAAATTGTACAAAGGAGCAGCATTACTTGCAAACTATTGATCTGCTCTCAGCCTTAAAAAATATCAAGTGAAACaagtttttcctttatttgaGTTTTATTAAACATCTGCATTTAAGAAAGGCATGACTGTGTATCTGTGAACAAGGAAAGATACGGGAATCTTAACATGAGGTTCTCAACCAGAACAGATGTTCAAACCTGACTCCTAAGGGACCATTTCCTTTGATCTTTGCAGTGAGGCAGCCCTGTGTGGTGAGACActgccagctccatcccaccagGGTCACCCAGCAATGGGGGAAGTGGGGACGCAGAGCTGTGCCCACCGCGCTCGGATCGCGTCAGACCTGAGGCTGATGAGAAGCTACAGTTCAAACACTGACACACCCAAGTGTCCCTCAACTCTTCCAGCAGGCCCCCTCCCGTGGAGCACATCAGGGTAGGATAATGCACAGACAGCAGGGCTGACTTGCTGAACCCCCAGCCACCAGGGAGTATTTCTGCCCACCCCTTTTTGGTATCCTGCAGTACACAGTCTGAAACTGCAACTACTGGGTGAAAGATGTGGCAGCAGGTACATTAAGAAAATAGGTACAATGGATAAAATAAAGGATAGCATATGATAAAATGTGTACATACAAgtatctttcattttttatctgTGAAATGTGAATTAACTGCAGAATGCCAGGCCATTAGTCTAAAAGGCTATGTATGGCTGTCTTAGCCTACCTACAGTCAGAGGATTTGTGTGATGTATCATGGGGAAAGATTCTTCAGGAACCATTAGGGCTTTCCAGGCCTACTTGCTCTTTGCATCAGCATCAGCCCGCAGCTAGGAATGCCAGAGAAGCAACTAATAAAATTGCCTGACCAGTCTCATAGGACAAACAGGAATGACTGCACTTCATGGTGTGCACCTGAActacagagacaaaaaaagagacagTGATAGGTGGGTGACAGAGGGGGGTGGGTAGggaggagatttttttctcacttctaCAACAGCAGCAGATTGCAATGCAACGTAATTACTTTAATGATGCATATCTGTAGGTACCAAATTGCTCTTCTGATTTAAAAAGCTGGTCAGACAAGTGTTTGGCAGTCCTTTCATTACCCAGTTTCAATTGTTGCTTATTCATCTATCAGCTCTCATTCCCTAAGCCATTTCTGCCTTTGCTGAACCGTGAATGAGTTCAGTCAGCCATCGTCAGATTCAAATTCGTGAGACACTTCCTCCGATGAGCTGTTCCTGTGGATCCGGCCATCGCTTTTCATGCTGTGAAAAGTCTTCTTAAAGGCCTCCATCATGGCATGGGCCAGCTTCTTGGCCTCCAGCTTGCTCTCACACTCCACAGCATGGCAGTCCATCTGGTAGGAGAGGTCATCGTTGATCTCCCGATAGACCCAAGCGAAGATGTTCGGGCTGACGTTGTGGTCAGCAGTGCAGTAGGCGATCCGTGCCACCTGGAAGGTATCCATGTGCACTGTCGCCTCACCTTTGAGGTCCAGATGATGCAGCCAGACTTGGAAAGGGCGAATTTCCAGAAGGGCATTAGCCGGGTAAACATCCTCCCTGGTGAGCGTGTGCTTCTTCCACAATTCGATGACTGGCTTTTCTGTGCAGCCTGACAAAAATTGCATCCCAGTTGTGGAAACCTTACCCAAATATGTAACCTGCAAAGGAGAGCAAAGATAGGTGAAAACACAGAGAGCAGACTCTGGTGGCACTGTCTGCCATCCCGGGGAGTTTCACCTCCCACCACAAACTCCCTGATTTCCGCATCATTTTCAGTAAAACAGTTTCTAAACTGCTTtccaaatatttgcttttgcaGGTACTGACTTCACCATTCAAACCCAGGGATTAAAAATGCCCAAGTCTGAGTTTCAAGACATTCCACTTTCTTTGCCTCCCCTAGAAAGCCCAGCTTTAGAGCCCATGACTACCCCAAGCTCATCTTAGCAAGTGCAAGTGTCATTGGAGCAGGTCCCAAGTAGTTGTAAATGCAAACCACCTTTTCTTCATACTTATTCAGATGATTTATTTGTATCATATTTCAAACATTAGTATTAGGGAGATGGAGACAGTCTCAGTTTGATAATGCAAGGCTGCAGGGGTCAGAAAAGCATGATCATAGCAGAGGACTTTAAACTGTTTGaatgtttcttttccaaaatgatCCTGTTTTTCCACCACTTTTGCTACTACTTAAGTATTAAGCCAGGAATAGCTCAAAGCTGTTCAAAACTTTATATATGAGCAGGGCTGAGATATTTATTAcattaatttaagaaaatatgcTGCTAAAAAATCTAGTAATAAATCTAGCTAGG
This Catharus ustulatus isolate bCatUst1 chromosome 10, bCatUst1.pri.v2, whole genome shotgun sequence DNA region includes the following protein-coding sequences:
- the PID1 gene encoding PTB-containing, cubilin and LRP1-interacting protein isoform X1, with the protein product MWQPATERLQHFQTMLKTKLNVLTLRKEPLPTVIFHEPEAIELCTTTPLMKTRTHTGCKVTYLGKVSTTGMQFLSGCTEKPVIELWKKHTLTREDVYPANALLEIRPFQVWLHHLDLKGEATVHMDTFQVARIAYCTADHNVSPNIFAWVYREINDDLSYQMDCHAVECESKLEAKKLAHAMMEAFKKTFHSMKSDGRIHRNSSSEEVSHEFESDDG
- the PID1 gene encoding PTB-containing, cubilin and LRP1-interacting protein isoform X2, yielding MLKTKLNVLTLRKEPLPTVIFHEPEAIELCTTTPLMKTRTHTGCKVTYLGKVSTTGMQFLSGCTEKPVIELWKKHTLTREDVYPANALLEIRPFQVWLHHLDLKGEATVHMDTFQVARIAYCTADHNVSPNIFAWVYREINDDLSYQMDCHAVECESKLEAKKLAHAMMEAFKKTFHSMKSDGRIHRNSSSEEVSHEFESDDG